A window of the Thermoanaerobaculia bacterium genome harbors these coding sequences:
- a CDS encoding ABC transporter ATP-binding protein — translation MTTTVLAARGLRKVYRSITALDGIDLEVHSGELFGLLGPNGAGKTTTVKILLGLTRATSGDASIHGIPVSDPESRRRVGYLPEGHRFPGYLTARETLSVFGRMSGLDSPTLARRIPELLARVRLEKWAGVRVKKFSKGMVQRLGLAAALVHDPDVLLLDEPTDGVDPVGRREIRDLLQEEAGRGKAVLVNSHLLSEIELTCSRVAILRAGKIAAQGTVEELTRRESRWRMAAAPVDEALLAAFRETGAGVERQNGHLLLSVRDLDHVNALVDRLRTRGANLLELAPLKSSLEDVFVGLFRPADEPAGAPAAAAPEENR, via the coding sequence ATGACGACCACGGTCCTCGCCGCGCGCGGTCTCCGCAAGGTCTACCGCTCGATCACCGCGCTCGACGGGATCGATCTCGAAGTCCATTCCGGCGAGCTGTTTGGGCTGCTGGGCCCGAACGGCGCCGGCAAGACCACGACCGTCAAGATCCTCCTCGGCCTGACGCGCGCGACCTCGGGCGACGCGTCGATCCACGGAATCCCCGTGTCGGACCCCGAGAGCCGGCGGCGCGTCGGATATCTCCCGGAAGGACATCGTTTTCCGGGATACCTCACGGCCCGCGAGACCCTCTCCGTTTTCGGCCGCATGTCGGGACTGGACTCCCCGACGCTCGCGCGGCGCATTCCGGAGCTTCTCGCGCGGGTCCGCCTGGAGAAATGGGCGGGCGTGCGGGTGAAGAAATTCTCCAAGGGCATGGTCCAGCGGCTCGGGCTCGCCGCGGCGCTCGTCCACGATCCGGACGTCCTGCTCCTCGACGAGCCCACCGACGGGGTGGATCCGGTCGGCCGCCGGGAAATCCGCGATCTCCTCCAGGAGGAGGCCGGACGCGGAAAGGCCGTGCTCGTCAATTCCCACCTCCTCTCCGAGATCGAGCTCACCTGCTCGCGCGTCGCGATCCTCCGCGCCGGAAAGATCGCCGCGCAGGGCACCGTCGAGGAGCTCACGCGCCGCGAATCCCGCTGGCGCATGGCCGCGGCTCCCGTCGACGAGGCGCTCCTCGCGGCCTTCCGCGAGACGGGCGCCGGCGTCGAGCGGCAGAACGGACACCTCCTGCTTTCGGTCCGGGACCTCGATCACGTCAACGCGCTCGTCGACCGCCTCCGCACCCGCGGCGCGAACCTCCTCGAGCTCGCGCCGCTCAAGTCGAGCCTCGAAGACGTCTTCGTCGGGCTGTTCCGCCCCGCCGACGAGCCCGCCGGAGCCCCCGCCGCCGCGGCGCCGGAGGAGAACCGATGA
- a CDS encoding sulfite exporter TauE/SafE family protein has protein sequence MSPLLAAGAVSPGAATPGISFSPFAAAVLFPASVVASAIGAMAGGSTLITFSALVLLGLPAVVANATSTVGMLPTGAGAMVGHLEDVRKHPRWIASLLVPGLAGGAIGSALLIATPERDFARIAPWLVLFATSLFVLQGALSFRRPASVRPPSRRRIAFVGGLLLVVAVYEGYFGAGSGILILALLGFLGLSDIHAANGLKGFFVTAINGVASAYFIVRGAVHWPSVAVMVAGSAIGGYGGARLARRIGRGPARWTVVAVGLTMTVALLLRGERL, from the coding sequence GTGAGCCCGCTGTTGGCGGCGGGCGCGGTCTCGCCGGGAGCGGCGACCCCCGGGATCTCCTTTTCCCCGTTCGCCGCCGCCGTCCTCTTCCCGGCGTCCGTCGTCGCTTCCGCGATCGGCGCGATGGCGGGAGGCAGCACTCTGATCACGTTTTCCGCGCTCGTGCTGCTCGGCCTCCCGGCCGTCGTCGCCAACGCGACGTCGACGGTCGGAATGCTTCCGACGGGCGCCGGCGCGATGGTCGGACACCTCGAAGACGTTCGCAAGCACCCGCGCTGGATCGCCTCGCTCCTGGTTCCCGGCCTCGCGGGGGGCGCGATCGGCTCGGCGCTCCTGATCGCCACGCCGGAACGCGACTTCGCGCGGATCGCGCCGTGGCTCGTCCTCTTCGCGACGTCGCTCTTCGTCCTGCAGGGCGCGCTCTCGTTCCGGCGGCCCGCGTCCGTCCGCCCGCCGAGCCGGCGCCGCATCGCCTTCGTCGGCGGATTGCTTCTCGTCGTCGCCGTCTACGAAGGGTATTTCGGGGCGGGAAGCGGGATTCTGATCCTCGCCCTGCTCGGTTTCCTGGGCCTCTCCGACATCCACGCCGCCAACGGCCTGAAAGGCTTCTTCGTCACCGCGATCAACGGCGTCGCCTCCGCCTACTTCATCGTCCGCGGCGCCGTCCACTGGCCCTCCGTCGCCGTGATGGTCGCCGGGTCCGCGATCGGCGGTTACGGCGGCGCGCGTCTGGCGCGGCGGATCGGAAGAGGTCCCGCGCGATGGACCGTCGTCGCGGTCGGCCTCACGATGACCGTCGCGCTGCTGCTGCGAGGCGAAAGGCTGTAG
- a CDS encoding DinB family protein, whose translation MDSPAEFLIYFEKIRARTERVAVLIPDDRIEWAPAEGKFTLGDVVRHIAATERWMFAENAMRRPSRYAGCGRELADGRDAVLTYLRDRHRESVAIFGSLSASDLEARCETPGGASIRVGKWLRSMIEHEVHHRGQIYLMLGMLGIETPPLYGLTSEEVRARSVE comes from the coding sequence GTGGACTCGCCCGCCGAATTCCTCATCTACTTCGAAAAGATCCGGGCGCGGACCGAGCGCGTCGCGGTTCTGATCCCGGACGACAGGATCGAGTGGGCGCCCGCCGAAGGAAAGTTCACGCTCGGCGACGTCGTGCGCCACATCGCGGCGACGGAGCGCTGGATGTTCGCCGAGAACGCGATGCGCCGTCCGAGCCGCTACGCGGGCTGCGGACGGGAGCTCGCCGACGGCCGGGACGCCGTGCTCACCTATCTCCGCGACCGCCACCGGGAATCCGTCGCGATCTTCGGGAGCCTCTCGGCCTCGGACCTCGAGGCCCGCTGCGAGACGCCGGGCGGCGCGTCGATCCGCGTCGGCAAGTGGCTGCGGTCGATGATCGAGCACGAGGTGCATCATCGCGGCCAGATCTACCTGATGCTCGGGATGCTCGGGATCGAGACGCCGCCGCTCTACGGGCTGACGTCGGAGGAAGTCCGCGCGAGAAGCGTCGAGTGA
- a CDS encoding aminotransferase class V-fold PLP-dependent enzyme produces the protein MKAPIYMDNHATTPIDPRVLDAMMPYLTTAFGNAASRNHLYGWEAEAAVDEARQKVAAFLGATAAEIVFTSGATESDNLAILGAARHAREKGNHIVTGATEHKAVLDSCRELEREGFEVTVLAPDRFGQVSPAQVESALTERTVLVTLMLANNEIGTIHPLREIAAICRARGVLVHTDAVQGAGKIPFDVETFGVDLVSITAHKIYGPKGCGALYVRGRAPRVRLSPMIHGGGHERGLRSGTLNVPGIVGLGRACELAAAELPEESRRLRRLRARLWARISALDDLHLNGYPLPEIDADGNLEGPEWRIPGNLNVSFGGVEGEALIAGIRDVAVSSGAACTSASIEPSHVQKAIGVPDALAYSAIRFGLGRFNTEDEVDYAAGEVVRAVRELRAQRVASADHPGR, from the coding sequence ATGAAGGCGCCGATCTACATGGACAATCACGCGACGACGCCGATCGATCCGCGGGTGCTCGACGCGATGATGCCCTACCTGACGACGGCTTTCGGGAATGCCGCCTCGCGGAATCACCTCTACGGCTGGGAGGCGGAGGCCGCCGTGGACGAGGCGCGACAGAAGGTCGCCGCGTTCCTCGGCGCAACGGCGGCCGAGATCGTCTTCACCTCCGGCGCGACCGAGTCCGACAACCTCGCGATCCTCGGCGCCGCGCGCCACGCTCGCGAGAAGGGGAACCATATCGTGACGGGCGCGACGGAGCACAAGGCCGTCCTCGACTCCTGCCGCGAGCTCGAGCGCGAGGGCTTCGAGGTGACGGTGCTCGCTCCCGACCGCTTCGGGCAGGTCTCTCCGGCCCAGGTCGAATCCGCGCTCACCGAGCGGACCGTGCTCGTCACGCTGATGCTCGCCAACAACGAAATCGGGACGATCCATCCGCTGCGCGAGATCGCGGCGATCTGCCGCGCCCGCGGGGTGCTCGTCCACACCGACGCGGTGCAGGGAGCGGGAAAGATCCCGTTCGACGTCGAGACCTTCGGCGTGGATCTCGTGTCGATCACCGCGCACAAGATCTACGGGCCGAAGGGATGCGGGGCTCTCTACGTGCGGGGAAGGGCGCCGCGCGTGCGGCTGTCGCCGATGATCCACGGCGGCGGCCACGAGCGCGGGCTGCGTTCGGGAACCCTGAACGTCCCGGGAATCGTGGGGCTCGGCCGCGCCTGCGAGCTCGCGGCGGCGGAGCTCCCGGAAGAGTCCCGGCGCCTCCGCCGCCTGCGCGCGCGTCTGTGGGCGCGAATCTCCGCGCTCGACGACCTGCATCTCAACGGCTATCCGCTGCCGGAGATCGACGCCGACGGGAATCTGGAGGGGCCGGAGTGGCGGATCCCCGGAAACCTGAACGTCTCGTTCGGGGGGGTAGAGGGAGAAGCGCTGATCGCCGGCATTCGCGACGTCGCGGTCTCCTCCGGGGCGGCGTGCACGTCGGCTTCGATCGAGCCCTCGCACGTCCAGAAGGCGATCGGCGTCCCCGACGCGCTCGCCTATTCGGCGATCCGCTTCGGCCTCGGCCGATTCAACACCGAGGACGAAGTCGATTACGCGGCCGGCGAGGTGGTCCGGGCGGTCCGCGAGCTGCGGGCGCAACGCGTGGCCAGCGCGGACCATCCCGGCCGCTAG
- a CDS encoding FAD-dependent thymidylate synthase: MSTVRAPENPPFAFLSPAPHVRLTHAFTRPFENVVATARTCYSSKGVVDEDQASRNPGKRDALAKSIYEAGHHTTFQHAHFQFAISNVSRQFLWTFLHSHPFYNSEQVSQRYVEVKAGNFAVPPLAGEARELFERTARLQNEAYARLTELLVPICRERYFGLFPGRLRGDGPQRFAGAVGKRAQEIARYVLPVATFAFLYHTVSGITLFRYRRLCESFDAPVEQRYVVDRMVAEVLALDPLYATVLEDPIPLEETPEFEAFRSVAGRPPFHARFREEFDASLEGKTSKLVDWKANNEAVLAAAVREVLGLPASEMSDDDAIALCLDPSKNRLLGETLTLTTHGKVSRAMFHPAWTFRKKLSHTADSQDQRHRMTPASRPALPAYLSDAPDYVVPMLIGEVPEAARLYRETMERTWEAIGTLRARGVADEFAAYLLPNAVPVRFTESADLLNLHHKMAMRLCYNAQEEIWAASREEALQIREINPRIGRWLLPPCSLRHAAGVRPVCPEGDRFCGDVVWKRDVADFSRKL, translated from the coding sequence ATGTCCACCGTGCGAGCGCCCGAAAATCCCCCGTTTGCCTTCCTCTCTCCGGCGCCGCACGTGCGCCTGACGCACGCGTTCACGCGTCCCTTCGAGAACGTCGTCGCGACCGCCCGGACGTGTTACTCGAGCAAGGGCGTCGTCGACGAGGACCAGGCGTCGCGAAATCCCGGGAAGCGCGACGCCCTCGCGAAGTCGATCTACGAGGCCGGGCACCACACGACTTTCCAGCACGCCCACTTCCAGTTCGCGATCTCGAACGTGTCGCGACAGTTCCTCTGGACGTTCCTCCACAGCCACCCGTTCTACAACTCCGAGCAGGTTTCGCAGAGGTACGTGGAGGTCAAGGCCGGGAACTTCGCCGTTCCGCCGCTCGCCGGCGAAGCGCGCGAGCTCTTCGAGAGGACCGCGCGGCTCCAGAACGAGGCGTATGCCCGCCTGACGGAGCTCCTCGTGCCGATCTGCCGCGAGCGGTATTTCGGGCTCTTTCCGGGACGCCTCCGGGGAGACGGGCCACAGCGGTTCGCGGGAGCGGTCGGGAAGCGCGCGCAGGAGATCGCCCGCTACGTCCTTCCGGTCGCGACGTTCGCGTTCCTCTACCACACGGTCTCCGGCATCACGCTCTTCCGCTACCGCCGGCTCTGCGAGTCTTTCGACGCCCCGGTCGAGCAGCGTTACGTCGTCGACCGCATGGTCGCGGAAGTCCTGGCGCTCGACCCTCTGTACGCGACGGTGCTCGAGGATCCGATTCCCCTCGAGGAAACGCCGGAGTTCGAGGCGTTCCGGAGCGTCGCCGGCCGGCCCCCGTTCCACGCTCGGTTCCGGGAAGAGTTCGACGCGTCGCTCGAGGGCAAGACCTCGAAGCTCGTCGACTGGAAGGCGAACAACGAAGCGGTGCTCGCCGCCGCCGTCCGCGAGGTCCTGGGACTCCCCGCCTCGGAGATGAGCGACGACGATGCGATCGCGCTCTGCCTCGATCCCTCGAAGAACCGGCTGCTGGGCGAGACGCTGACGCTCACGACCCACGGGAAGGTCAGCCGGGCGATGTTCCACCCGGCGTGGACGTTCCGGAAGAAGCTCTCGCACACCGCGGACTCGCAGGACCAGCGCCACCGGATGACGCCGGCGTCGCGGCCGGCGCTTCCCGCCTACCTATCCGACGCGCCGGACTACGTCGTCCCGATGCTGATCGGCGAGGTGCCGGAAGCCGCCCGCCTCTACCGGGAGACGATGGAGCGGACGTGGGAGGCGATCGGGACCCTCCGTGCCCGCGGCGTCGCCGACGAGTTCGCCGCGTACCTCCTCCCCAACGCCGTGCCGGTCCGGTTCACCGAGTCGGCCGATCTCCTGAACCTCCACCACAAGATGGCGATGCGTCTCTGCTACAACGCCCAGGAAGAGATCTGGGCCGCGTCGCGCGAGGAGGCGCTCCAGATCCGCGAGATCAATCCGCGGATCGGCCGCTGGCTCCTCCCGCCCTGCTCGCTCCGCCACGCGGCCGGAGTGCGGCCGGTGTGCCCGGAGGGAGACCGGTTTTGCGGCGACGTGGTGTGGAAGAGGGACGTCGCCGACTTCTCGAGAAAATTGTAG
- a CDS encoding Rne/Rng family ribonuclease, with protein MNDVVKEILIDCSPAQTRVALTENGKPAELFLERARRSGTVGDIYLGRVSRVLPGMQAAFVDIGLDKDAFLYVADVRDDWEDEEDVPDEEPRPRPAISIDDLLKEGQDLVVQVVKEPIGAKGARVSTNVSLPGRLLVFTPFSPRVGISRRIEDEAERERLKTLLDAFRGEGGFIARTVSEGRAADEFENDRTYLAALWESIQARARSARPPTLLHREQDLLLRSIRDLLSRDVAAIRVNDHEAFGRVVEFVNAMEPALVSRVRLHKPSPLFFEEFGIEAEIEKAIKSKVWLKSGGYIVINPTEALVSIDVNSGKFVGKDSLEDTVLAVNLEAAREIVRQIRLRDLGGILVVDFIDLEDAQHRQQLFETFEAEMKKDRAKSKILQISEFGLVQITRKRSRASLERALTKPCPSCGGNGRVKNDYTVALDIRREIMKLARSFTSGETILVRVSGDVVRLLREEKRILDDVERELEVSIVLREDESLPPARYEIAVL; from the coding sequence ATGAACGACGTCGTCAAGGAGATCCTCATCGACTGCAGCCCGGCGCAGACCCGCGTCGCGCTGACGGAGAACGGCAAGCCCGCGGAGCTCTTCCTCGAGCGCGCCCGGCGCTCGGGCACCGTCGGCGACATCTACCTCGGCCGGGTGTCGCGCGTCCTTCCCGGGATGCAGGCGGCGTTCGTCGACATCGGGCTCGACAAGGACGCGTTCCTCTATGTCGCCGACGTGCGCGACGACTGGGAGGACGAAGAAGACGTTCCCGACGAGGAGCCGCGGCCCCGTCCGGCGATCTCGATCGACGATCTCCTGAAGGAGGGGCAGGACCTCGTCGTCCAGGTCGTCAAGGAACCGATCGGCGCGAAGGGAGCGCGGGTCTCCACGAACGTCTCGCTCCCCGGGCGGCTCCTCGTCTTCACCCCGTTCTCGCCGCGCGTCGGGATATCGAGGCGCATCGAGGACGAAGCCGAGCGCGAGCGGCTGAAGACGCTGCTCGACGCTTTCCGCGGCGAGGGGGGGTTCATCGCCCGCACGGTGTCGGAAGGCCGCGCCGCCGACGAGTTCGAGAACGACCGGACGTACCTAGCGGCGCTCTGGGAGTCGATCCAGGCGCGCGCCCGGTCCGCCCGCCCGCCGACCCTCCTCCACCGCGAGCAGGACCTCCTCCTTCGTTCGATCCGGGATCTCCTGTCGCGGGACGTCGCGGCGATCCGCGTCAACGATCACGAGGCGTTCGGCCGCGTCGTCGAGTTCGTCAACGCGATGGAGCCGGCGCTCGTTTCCCGCGTGCGCCTGCACAAGCCGAGTCCCCTCTTCTTCGAGGAGTTCGGGATCGAGGCGGAGATCGAGAAGGCGATCAAGTCGAAGGTGTGGCTGAAGTCCGGCGGCTACATCGTGATCAACCCGACCGAGGCCCTCGTGTCGATCGACGTCAACTCGGGGAAGTTCGTCGGGAAGGACAGCCTCGAGGACACGGTGCTCGCCGTCAACCTCGAGGCGGCGCGGGAAATCGTCCGGCAGATCCGCCTCCGGGACCTCGGAGGCATCCTCGTCGTCGATTTCATCGATCTCGAGGACGCGCAGCACCGGCAGCAGCTCTTCGAGACGTTCGAGGCCGAGATGAAGAAGGACCGCGCGAAGTCGAAGATCCTCCAGATCTCCGAATTCGGCCTCGTTCAGATCACGCGCAAGCGCTCCCGGGCTTCGCTCGAACGGGCGCTCACGAAGCCGTGCCCGTCCTGCGGCGGCAACGGGCGCGTCAAGAACGATTACACGGTCGCCCTCGACATCCGCCGCGAGATCATGAAGCTCGCGCGCTCGTTCACGTCGGGAGAGACGATCCTCGTCCGGGTTTCGGGAGACGTCGTCCGCCTGCTCCGCGAGGAGAAACGGATCCTGGACGACGTCGAGCGCGAGCTGGAAGTGTCGATCGTGCTGAGGGAAGACGAGAGCCTGCCTCCCGCGCGATACGAAATCGCGGTCCTGTAA
- the rodA gene encoding rod shape-determining protein RodA — protein sequence MRGLLRRRRVDVALVLPVLALLGIGLLLVTSATLGGRFGDLAGRQALWMAVGLAAMLAMLAIDYRVLLKFSFPIYAASLVPLVYLLAFGHRIAHVRSWVRFGGYQFQPAEVAKVATALLLAYLFENEQDRRLRPAALVKLFAMVLFPCLLVFLQPDLGLALTFIPLLLVGMYFGRMRRRWWAVLAITFVACCAVGWLFLKGYQKQRIATFVHPDADVSGAGYQVRQSKIAVGSGGLVGKGYRRGTQSQLRFLPVRHTDFIFAVLAEEFGFLGVLVVLSLYAAVVLRGLRLSLHARDRGGAFLVLGLTACLFFSVMLNTGMMIGLFPTTGIPLPLLSYGGSSVATTLASIGLILSVEARRFANA from the coding sequence GTGAGGGGACTGCTTCGCCGCCGCCGCGTCGACGTCGCGCTCGTCCTGCCGGTCCTCGCCCTCCTCGGGATCGGCCTCCTGCTCGTCACCTCGGCCACCCTCGGCGGCCGTTTCGGGGATCTCGCCGGCCGCCAGGCGCTCTGGATGGCCGTCGGACTGGCGGCGATGCTCGCGATGCTCGCGATCGACTACCGCGTGCTCCTGAAGTTCTCCTTCCCGATCTACGCGGCCTCTCTCGTTCCCCTCGTCTATCTCCTCGCCTTCGGGCACCGGATCGCGCACGTCCGGTCCTGGGTGCGGTTCGGCGGATACCAGTTCCAGCCGGCGGAGGTCGCCAAGGTCGCGACCGCGCTGCTCCTCGCCTACCTCTTCGAGAACGAGCAGGACCGGAGACTGCGGCCGGCCGCGCTCGTGAAGCTCTTCGCGATGGTCCTCTTCCCCTGCCTCCTCGTCTTCCTGCAGCCCGACCTCGGACTGGCGCTGACGTTCATTCCCCTCCTCCTCGTCGGGATGTACTTCGGCCGCATGCGCCGCCGGTGGTGGGCGGTCCTCGCGATCACGTTCGTCGCCTGCTGCGCCGTCGGATGGCTCTTCCTGAAGGGATACCAGAAGCAGAGGATCGCGACGTTCGTCCACCCCGACGCGGACGTGTCCGGCGCGGGATACCAGGTGCGCCAGTCGAAGATCGCCGTGGGATCGGGCGGGCTCGTCGGAAAGGGATACCGGCGCGGCACGCAGAGCCAGCTCCGGTTCCTCCCGGTCCGCCACACGGACTTCATCTTCGCCGTTCTCGCCGAGGAGTTCGGATTCCTCGGCGTGCTCGTCGTGCTGTCGCTCTATGCGGCCGTCGTCCTGCGCGGCCTGCGCCTTTCGCTCCACGCGCGCGACCGGGGCGGAGCGTTCCTCGTGCTGGGACTCACGGCGTGCCTCTTCTTCTCCGTCATGCTGAACACCGGGATGATGATCGGCCTCTTTCCGACGACCGGGATTCCGCTGCCGCTCCTCTCGTACGGCGGATCCTCCGTCGCGACGACGCTCGCCTCGATCGGCCTGATCCTCTCGGTCGAAGCGAGGAGATTCGCCAATGCCTGA
- the mrdA gene encoding penicillin-binding protein 2 — MARSSEDRESFHRMIEVAFIAAAFSFAAMATAYWYTQIVRGDYYFRLSENNRLRSVAVTAARGVIYDRRGVALAENEPSYTLYLYRRETKNLSASIDTAVALLGLPREDVERRVARYRTYFDFVPIALAENLSIGEVAAIEARGAEHPEFAVGVGQRRLYTKSSAAAQTLGYLSEATPNQIAAQPDRYRPGVSVGQRGVESAYQDLLAGRDGERRIIVDSFGHETAEESRVDPVPGRNLTLTIDQRLQDVAERYFRDRVGSAVAMDPKTGQILALVSAPSYDPNLFSRRMTGAEWATLVDNPFRPLQNRAIQNVYSPGSAFKVFLAAEGLAGGYVTPDTKVFCPGYATFYGRAFKCHKKEGHGWVNLREAIRGSCDVYFYTLGKKMGIEKIAEAARAFGFGQPTGLDLPNEKSGLVPSEEWSAKVRKAHWYPSETISVAIGQGPLLVSSVQLARGLAGLVNGGRFPRPHLFLSAQDPQSGARFEYVDEVEPRMKIDPSIVEQIEDAMWAVVNEPGGTAYLSKLAGIELCGKTGSVQVVAQKDTKKEGSLPFEKRDHAWFIGFAPKRDPKIVVAVFVEHGQHGASAAAPLARDLVATYFGVPVPHPAEPPEAPPAPATIAAAPAAAGFPVRQAAAPEARVPPPSIPERRR; from the coding sequence ATGGCGAGATCGTCTGAGGATCGCGAGTCCTTCCATCGGATGATCGAGGTCGCGTTCATCGCGGCCGCGTTCTCGTTCGCCGCGATGGCGACCGCGTACTGGTACACCCAGATCGTCCGCGGCGACTACTACTTCCGCCTCTCGGAGAACAACCGGCTCCGCTCGGTCGCCGTCACCGCCGCCCGGGGCGTCATCTACGACCGCCGGGGCGTCGCGCTCGCGGAGAACGAGCCGTCGTACACGCTCTACCTGTACCGCCGGGAGACGAAGAACCTCTCGGCGTCGATCGACACCGCGGTCGCGCTGCTCGGGCTCCCGCGCGAGGACGTCGAGCGGCGCGTCGCGCGCTACCGCACGTACTTCGACTTCGTTCCGATCGCGCTCGCCGAGAACCTGTCGATCGGCGAGGTCGCCGCCATCGAGGCGCGCGGAGCGGAGCATCCCGAGTTCGCGGTCGGCGTCGGACAACGGAGGCTCTACACGAAGTCTTCCGCCGCCGCGCAGACGCTCGGTTATCTCTCCGAGGCGACGCCGAACCAGATCGCCGCCCAGCCCGACCGCTATCGCCCGGGAGTCTCCGTCGGGCAGCGCGGCGTCGAGAGCGCGTATCAGGACCTCCTCGCCGGGCGCGACGGCGAACGGCGGATCATCGTCGACTCCTTCGGCCACGAGACGGCGGAGGAGAGCCGCGTCGACCCCGTGCCCGGCCGGAACCTCACGCTCACGATCGACCAGCGGCTCCAGGACGTCGCCGAGCGGTACTTCCGCGACCGCGTCGGCTCGGCGGTCGCGATGGACCCGAAGACCGGCCAGATCCTCGCGCTCGTCTCGGCCCCGTCGTACGACCCGAACCTCTTCTCGCGGCGGATGACCGGAGCCGAATGGGCGACGCTCGTCGACAATCCGTTCCGTCCGCTCCAGAACCGCGCGATCCAGAACGTCTACTCTCCGGGGTCGGCGTTCAAGGTCTTCCTCGCCGCCGAAGGCCTCGCGGGCGGATACGTCACCCCCGACACGAAGGTGTTCTGCCCCGGCTACGCGACCTTCTACGGCCGGGCCTTCAAGTGCCACAAGAAGGAGGGGCACGGGTGGGTGAACCTCCGGGAGGCGATCCGCGGATCCTGCGACGTCTACTTCTACACGCTCGGCAAGAAGATGGGGATCGAGAAGATCGCCGAGGCGGCCCGCGCGTTCGGGTTCGGCCAGCCGACCGGCCTCGACCTCCCGAACGAGAAGAGCGGCCTCGTGCCCTCGGAAGAGTGGAGCGCGAAGGTGCGCAAAGCTCACTGGTATCCGTCGGAGACGATCTCGGTCGCGATCGGCCAGGGTCCCCTGCTCGTTTCGTCGGTGCAGCTCGCGCGGGGGCTCGCCGGGCTCGTCAACGGCGGCCGGTTCCCGCGGCCCCACCTCTTCCTCTCGGCGCAGGACCCGCAGAGCGGAGCGCGCTTCGAGTACGTCGACGAGGTCGAGCCGCGCATGAAGATCGATCCGTCGATCGTCGAGCAGATCGAGGACGCGATGTGGGCGGTCGTCAACGAGCCGGGGGGGACGGCGTATCTCTCGAAGCTCGCCGGGATCGAGCTGTGCGGGAAGACGGGCTCGGTCCAGGTCGTCGCGCAGAAGGACACGAAGAAAGAGGGTTCGCTCCCCTTCGAAAAGCGCGATCACGCCTGGTTCATCGGCTTCGCGCCGAAGCGCGATCCGAAGATCGTCGTCGCGGTCTTCGTCGAGCACGGCCAGCACGGCGCCTCGGCCGCGGCGCCCCTGGCGCGCGATCTCGTCGCCACGTATTTCGGCGTTCCCGTCCCGCACCCGGCCGAGCCGCCGGAAGCGCCTCCCGCGCCCGCGACGATCGCCGCTGCGCCCGCCGCCGCCGGGTTCCCGGTGCGGCAGGCGGCGGCGCCGGAGGCGCGTGTTCCGCCCCCCTCGATTCCGGAGAGACGCCGGTGA
- the mreC gene encoding rod shape-determining protein MreC has product MPDPRLSSPAAASRHARIVLAGTLGGCLLLMSAQARQKGRGPSILERTGLLVLGPVVAGSHQAARTEQDFVASIRSYFGARTENEALHRRIAALEKQLFALRAGAEDAEHLRALLKLSPFLPGVRAAAPLLSIEERGAYRRALIGAGAEKGVLAGSPLVVPAGLVGRVTTVSTRFAKAILLTDADSAVGARIVRTGEQGVVRGDGGALRIDYLSAIADVRPGDAIETAGIDGIFPRGIPVGTVTRVTRGKALFLAVRVAPAAPLHRLDDVLVLDPAPSAEPGRSPSEQ; this is encoded by the coding sequence TTGCCTGATCCTCGCCTCTCCTCGCCCGCCGCCGCCTCCCGCCACGCGCGGATCGTCCTCGCCGGGACTCTCGGCGGCTGCCTGCTGCTGATGTCCGCGCAGGCGCGCCAGAAGGGACGGGGACCGTCGATCCTCGAGCGCACGGGACTCCTCGTCCTCGGCCCGGTGGTCGCGGGCAGCCACCAGGCCGCGCGCACGGAGCAGGACTTCGTCGCCTCGATCCGCTCGTACTTCGGCGCGCGGACCGAGAACGAGGCGCTCCACCGGCGCATCGCGGCGCTCGAGAAGCAGCTCTTCGCGCTGCGCGCCGGCGCGGAAGACGCCGAGCATCTTCGCGCGCTCCTGAAGCTCTCTCCGTTCCTGCCGGGCGTGCGCGCCGCCGCGCCGCTTCTCTCGATCGAGGAACGCGGGGCGTACCGGCGGGCGCTGATCGGCGCGGGAGCCGAGAAGGGCGTTCTCGCCGGGTCTCCGCTCGTCGTGCCCGCGGGGCTCGTCGGCCGCGTCACGACCGTCTCGACGCGGTTCGCGAAGGCGATCCTCCTGACCGACGCCGACTCGGCCGTCGGCGCGAGGATCGTCCGGACGGGCGAGCAGGGAGTCGTGCGCGGCGACGGCGGCGCCCTGCGGATCGACTACCTGTCGGCGATCGCGGACGTCCGGCCGGGCGACGCGATCGAGACCGCCGGAATCGACGGGATCTTCCCGCGCGGCATTCCGGTCGGGACCGTCACCCGCGTCACCCGCGGAAAAGCGCTCTTCCTCGCCGTGCGCGTCGCGCCCGCGGCGCCCCTCCACCGGCTCGACGACGTGCTCGTCCTCGATCCCGCCCCTTCCGCGGAGCCCGGACGGAGCCCGTCCGAGCAATGA